The Arcobacter arenosus DNA segment TAAAGGAAGTTAATGGAACAATTACCAAATTGCCCAAAATGTGGAAGTGAATATACTTATGAAGATGGAGAGTTATATATCTGTCCTGAGTGTGCTCATGAGTGGTCACAAGATTCTTCACTTGAACTTGATGAAGATGCCTTAATTGTGAAAGATTCAAATGGAACAATATTACAAGATGGTGATGATGTTACTGTTATAAAAGACTTAAAAGTTAAAGGTAGTCAATCAGGTATAAAAGTTGGTACAAAAATAAAAGGTATTAG contains these protein-coding regions:
- a CDS encoding zinc ribbon domain-containing protein YjdM translates to MEQLPNCPKCGSEYTYEDGELYICPECAHEWSQDSSLELDEDALIVKDSNGTILQDGDDVTVIKDLKVKGSQSGIKVGTKIKGIRLVEGNDGHNIDCKVPGVGAIKLKQEFVKKS